One Streptomyces sp. B21-105 genomic region harbors:
- the secF gene encoding protein translocase subunit SecF produces MSKLGNLGARLHRGEISYDFIGHRKLWYGISILITITAVLGLAVRGLNMGIDFQGGAVFTTEKKSGISVSQAEDAATAASGHDAVVQKLGDGSVRIQISGMDINQSDQIKNKLAEDFKVAPDSIAADLVGPSWGDQIANKAWQGLAIFMVLVVIYLAIAFEWRMAIAALVALIHDITITVGIYALVGFEVTPGTVIGLLTILGYSLYDTVVVFDSLKEQTKDLTKQTRFTYSEVANRSINGTLVRSINTTVVALLPVAGLLFIGGGFLGAGTLNDISLSLFVGLAAGAYSSIFIATPLVADLKELEPQNKALKKRVLAKRAQSSEEEGERGETRATDGYDDAEDEAPAVVGPRAQPASRGRGRGRPSGKRR; encoded by the coding sequence ATGTCCAAACTCGGTAACCTCGGCGCCCGGCTGCACCGTGGCGAGATCAGCTACGACTTCATCGGGCACCGCAAGCTCTGGTACGGCATCTCGATCCTGATCACCATCACGGCCGTCCTCGGCCTGGCGGTGCGCGGCCTGAACATGGGCATCGACTTCCAGGGCGGCGCCGTCTTCACCACGGAGAAGAAGAGCGGCATCTCCGTCTCCCAGGCCGAGGACGCGGCGACGGCGGCCTCGGGTCACGACGCGGTCGTGCAGAAGCTCGGCGACGGCTCGGTGCGCATTCAGATCTCCGGCATGGACATCAACCAGTCCGACCAGATCAAGAACAAGCTCGCCGAGGACTTCAAGGTCGCCCCGGATTCCATCGCCGCCGACCTGGTCGGTCCCAGCTGGGGCGACCAGATCGCGAACAAGGCGTGGCAAGGCCTCGCGATCTTCATGGTGCTGGTCGTGATCTACCTGGCGATCGCCTTCGAGTGGCGAATGGCCATCGCCGCCCTCGTCGCCCTGATCCACGACATCACCATCACCGTGGGCATCTACGCTCTCGTCGGTTTCGAGGTCACGCCCGGCACGGTGATCGGTCTGCTGACGATCCTCGGTTACTCGCTGTACGACACGGTCGTCGTCTTCGACTCCCTCAAGGAGCAGACGAAGGACCTCACCAAGCAGACCCGCTTCACCTACAGCGAGGTCGCCAACCGCTCGATCAACGGCACTCTGGTCCGCTCCATCAACACCACCGTCGTCGCACTGCTGCCGGTGGCGGGCCTGCTGTTCATCGGCGGCGGCTTCCTCGGCGCGGGCACGCTCAACGACATCTCGCTGTCGCTGTTCGTCGGTCTCGCGGCGGGCGCCTACTCCTCGATCTTCATCGCGACACCGCTCGTCGCCGACCTCAAGGAGCTCGAGCCGCAGAACAAGGCACTCAAGAAGCGCGTCCTCGCCAAGCGCGCGCAGTCCTCGGAGGAGGAGGGGGAGCGCGGCGAGACGCGCGCCACCGACGGCTACGACGACGCGGAGGACGAGGCGCCGGCGGTCGTCGGCCCGCGCGCCCAGCCCGCGTCCCGCGGTCGGGGCCGGGGCCGTCCTTCGGGGAAGCGCCGGTGA
- the secD gene encoding protein translocase subunit SecD gives MAAPKKGRSASAQSKPGRSLALILIAIVGLTGGMFASGHTTPRLGIDLAGGTSITLEAKADQGSAINKANMDTAVEIMNRRVNGLGVSEAEVQTQGDRNIIVNIPKGTDSAEARKQVGTTAKLYFRPVLAQEATGSAAPSPSASPSGSSSASPSPSASASAKGEKATSSSSPSASATSQGRAVTDALKADATPSASASTKAKTSPSPSASASGGAAPADAAALQAKYAALDCTDPEVRRKVAEGVKPEDTTVACGEIDKVWYKYLLGPAAVDGTDVKKAAAVIDTQGAAGWQVNMTFTKSGGKKFAEITGKLAQNQQPQNEFGIVLDGNVVSSPFVNGAITGGEAQISGSFKQEEAQGLANMLSYGALPLTFQEQSTTTVTAALGSDQLHAGLLAGAIGLAMVVIYLVAYYRGLALVALASLLISAALTYVLMALLGPAIGFALNLPAVCGAIVAIGITADSFIVYFERVRDEIREGRTLRPAVERAWPRARRTILVSDFVSFLAAAVLFVVTVGKVQGFAFTLGLTTVLDVVVVFFFTKPLMTLIARRKFFANGHKWSGLDPKSLGAQPPLRRTRRPGGPVAGPVETKEA, from the coding sequence GTGGCAGCACCCAAGAAGGGCCGGAGTGCGAGTGCCCAGAGCAAGCCAGGGCGCTCGCTGGCCCTGATCCTGATCGCCATCGTGGGGCTCACCGGAGGCATGTTCGCCTCCGGTCACACCACCCCGCGTCTCGGCATCGACCTTGCCGGCGGTACCAGCATCACGCTGGAGGCCAAGGCCGACCAGGGATCCGCGATCAACAAGGCCAACATGGACACCGCGGTCGAGATCATGAACCGCCGTGTCAACGGGCTGGGCGTCTCCGAGGCGGAGGTGCAGACCCAGGGCGACCGCAACATCATCGTGAACATCCCCAAGGGCACCGACTCCGCGGAAGCGCGCAAGCAGGTCGGCACCACCGCCAAGCTGTACTTCCGTCCGGTCCTGGCCCAGGAGGCCACCGGCTCCGCCGCCCCCTCGCCGAGCGCGTCCCCGAGCGGCTCGTCGAGTGCGTCTCCCAGCCCCTCGGCGAGCGCCTCCGCCAAGGGTGAGAAGGCGACCTCGTCCTCGTCCCCCTCGGCCTCCGCCACCTCGCAGGGCCGCGCCGTCACCGACGCGCTGAAGGCCGACGCCACCCCGTCGGCGTCCGCGAGCACGAAGGCGAAGACGTCCCCCAGCCCCTCGGCCTCCGCCAGCGGGGGCGCCGCCCCCGCGGACGCCGCCGCGCTCCAGGCCAAGTACGCGGCCCTGGACTGCACCGACCCCGAGGTGCGCCGCAAGGTCGCCGAAGGGGTCAAGCCCGAGGACACGACCGTCGCCTGCGGTGAGATCGACAAGGTCTGGTACAAATACCTGCTCGGCCCGGCCGCGGTCGACGGCACTGACGTCAAGAAGGCCGCTGCCGTCATCGACACGCAGGGCGCCGCCGGCTGGCAGGTCAACATGACCTTCACCAAGTCGGGCGGCAAGAAGTTCGCCGAGATCACGGGCAAGCTCGCGCAGAACCAGCAGCCGCAGAACGAGTTCGGCATCGTGCTCGACGGCAACGTCGTCTCCAGCCCGTTCGTGAACGGCGCGATCACCGGCGGCGAGGCCCAGATCTCCGGCAGCTTCAAGCAGGAGGAGGCCCAGGGCCTCGCCAACATGCTGTCCTACGGTGCGCTCCCGCTCACCTTCCAGGAGCAGAGCACGACCACCGTGACGGCGGCCCTCGGCAGCGACCAGCTGCACGCGGGTCTGCTCGCGGGCGCCATCGGGCTCGCCATGGTCGTCATCTACCTGGTGGCGTACTACCGCGGTCTGGCGCTCGTCGCGCTCGCCTCGCTGCTGATCTCGGCGGCCCTCACCTACGTGCTCATGGCCCTGCTCGGCCCGGCCATCGGCTTCGCGCTGAACCTGCCGGCCGTCTGCGGAGCCATCGTCGCCATCGGCATCACAGCGGACTCGTTCATCGTGTACTTCGAACGGGTCCGGGACGAGATCCGCGAGGGCCGCACCCTGCGACCCGCCGTCGAACGGGCCTGGCCGCGGGCCCGGCGTACCATCCTGGTCTCCGACTTCGTGTCGTTCCTCGCCGCCGCCGTGCTGTTCGTCGTCACGGTCGGCAAGGTCCAGGGCTTCGCGTTCACGCTGGGCCTGACCACCGTCCTCGACGTGGTCGTGGTCTTCTTCTTCACCAAGCCGCTGATGACGCTCATCGCTCGGCGGAAGTTCTTCGCGAACGGCCACAAGTGGTCCGGCCTCGACCCGAAGAGCCTGGGTGCGCAGCCGCCGCTGCGCCGCACCCGCCGTCCCGGCGGTCCCGTCGCCGGTCCCGTCGAGACGAAGGAGGCGTGA
- the yajC gene encoding preprotein translocase subunit YajC: MSPLTLLPFIVLIGAMFLMTRSAKKKQQQAAAMRNELQPGSGVRTIGGMYATVKEVNDDTILLDAGPGVELLFAKNAIGAVLTDDEYNRIVHGIEHDLKSDSDVVPDDASSLAESAETDDSVDEAAASDDKAVDLGKKDETDETDEVREKAAEAEQADADEEPKKTEGDSDAKK, translated from the coding sequence GTGAGTCCTTTGACCCTCCTCCCGTTCATCGTGCTCATCGGGGCCATGTTCCTGATGACCCGGTCGGCCAAGAAGAAGCAGCAGCAAGCGGCCGCCATGCGTAACGAACTGCAGCCCGGCAGTGGTGTCCGCACCATCGGGGGCATGTACGCGACGGTCAAGGAGGTCAACGACGACACGATTCTCCTCGATGCGGGACCGGGCGTGGAACTCCTCTTCGCGAAGAACGCGATCGGCGCCGTCCTGACCGACGACGAGTACAACCGCATCGTGCACGGCATCGAGCACGACCTGAAGTCCGACTCCGACGTCGTCCCGGACGACGCCTCCTCCCTCGCCGAGTCCGCCGAGACCGACGACTCCGTCGACGAAGCTGCCGCCTCCGACGACAAGGCCGTCGACCTCGGCAAGAAGGACGAGACCGACGAGACCGACGAGGTTCGGGAGAAGGCCGCCGAGGCCGAACAGGCCGACGCCGACGAGGAGCCGAAGAAGACCGAGGGCGACTCCGACGCGAAGAAGTAG
- the ruvB gene encoding Holliday junction branch migration DNA helicase RuvB, translated as MNWDDMTEETAAEERLVGSVADREDQAVEAALRPKDLGEFIGQEKVREQLDLVLRAARARGATADHVLLSGAPGLGKTTLSMIIAAEMGAPIRITSGPAIQHAGDLAAVLSSLQEGEVLFLDEIHRMSRPAEEMLYMAMEDFRVDVIVGKGPGATAIPLELPPFTLVGATTRAGLLPPPLRDRFGFTAHMEFYEPGELRRVIHRSADLLDVEIDVEGAAEIAGRSRGTPRIANRLLRRVRDYAQVKADGRVTREIAAAALKVYEVDERGLDRLDRGVLEALLKLFGGGPVGLSTLAVAVGEERETVEEVAEPFLVREGLLARTPRGRVATPAAWTHLGLTPPRAPGQGSGQQDLFGT; from the coding sequence GTGAACTGGGACGACATGACCGAGGAGACCGCCGCCGAGGAGCGGCTGGTGGGCTCGGTCGCCGACCGGGAGGACCAGGCCGTCGAGGCCGCCCTGCGCCCCAAGGACCTCGGCGAGTTCATCGGTCAGGAGAAGGTCCGCGAGCAGCTCGACCTCGTCCTGCGGGCCGCCCGCGCGCGGGGCGCGACCGCCGACCACGTGCTGCTCTCCGGAGCCCCCGGCCTCGGCAAGACCACCCTGTCGATGATCATCGCCGCGGAGATGGGCGCCCCGATCCGCATCACCTCCGGCCCCGCCATCCAGCACGCCGGCGACCTCGCCGCGGTCCTCTCCTCGCTCCAGGAGGGCGAGGTCCTCTTCCTCGACGAGATCCACCGGATGTCCCGGCCCGCCGAGGAGATGCTGTACATGGCGATGGAGGACTTCCGCGTCGACGTCATCGTCGGCAAGGGCCCCGGCGCCACCGCCATCCCCCTCGAACTGCCTCCCTTCACCCTCGTCGGCGCCACCACGCGCGCGGGTCTGCTGCCGCCCCCGCTGCGCGACCGCTTCGGATTCACCGCGCACATGGAGTTCTACGAGCCCGGCGAGCTGCGCCGCGTCATCCACCGTTCGGCCGACCTCCTCGACGTCGAGATCGACGTCGAGGGAGCGGCGGAGATCGCCGGCCGCTCCCGCGGCACGCCCCGCATCGCCAACCGTCTGCTGCGTCGCGTCCGCGACTACGCGCAGGTCAAGGCCGACGGAAGGGTCACCCGCGAGATCGCCGCGGCGGCGCTGAAGGTCTACGAGGTGGACGAACGGGGGCTGGACCGCCTGGACCGGGGGGTCCTGGAAGCCCTGCTGAAACTGTTCGGTGGCGGCCCGGTCGGCCTGTCCACGCTCGCCGTCGCCGTGGGGGAGGAGCGTGAGACCGTGGAGGAAGTGGCCGAACCCTTCCTCGTCCGGGAGGGCCTGCTCGCCCGCACCCCGCGCGGCCGGGTGGCGACCCCGGCCGCCTGGACGCATCTCGGCCTCACCCCGCCCCGGGCCCCGGGACAGGGAAGCGGCCAGCAGGACCTGTTCGGGACGTGA
- the ruvA gene encoding Holliday junction branch migration protein RuvA, translating into MIAFVSGTVAALAPDTAVVEVGGVGMAVQCSPNTLSTLRLGKPAKLATSLVVREDSLTLYGFVDDDERQVFELLQTASGVGPRLAQAMLAVHAPDALRRAVATGDEKALIAVPGIGKRGAQKLLLELKDRLGEPIGAPAVGAPVTSGWRDQLHAALIGLGYATREADEAVAAVTPQAEAAGGAPQVGRLLKAALQTLNRAR; encoded by the coding sequence ATGATCGCCTTCGTCAGCGGCACCGTCGCCGCACTCGCCCCGGACACAGCGGTGGTCGAGGTGGGCGGCGTCGGCATGGCCGTCCAGTGCTCGCCGAACACGCTGTCCACGCTCCGGCTCGGAAAACCGGCCAAGCTCGCCACCTCCCTCGTCGTACGGGAGGACTCGCTCACCCTCTACGGCTTCGTGGACGACGACGAGCGCCAGGTCTTCGAACTGCTGCAGACCGCCAGTGGCGTCGGCCCCCGGCTCGCCCAGGCCATGCTGGCGGTCCACGCCCCGGACGCCCTGCGTCGCGCGGTGGCCACCGGAGACGAGAAGGCGCTGATCGCCGTCCCCGGCATCGGCAAGAGGGGCGCGCAGAAACTGCTGCTGGAGCTCAAGGACCGGCTCGGCGAGCCGATCGGCGCCCCCGCCGTCGGCGCGCCGGTCACCAGCGGCTGGCGCGACCAGCTGCACGCCGCCCTGATCGGCCTCGGCTATGCCACCCGCGAGGCCGACGAGGCGGTCGCCGCCGTCACCCCGCAGGCCGAGGCCGCCGGCGGTGCGCCCCAGGTGGGCCGGCTGCTGAAGGCCGCCCTGCAGACCCTGAACCGCGCCCGCTAG
- the ruvC gene encoding crossover junction endodeoxyribonuclease RuvC, which translates to MRVLGVDPGLTRCGVGVVEGVAGRPLTMLGVGVVRTSADAELGQRLVAVEQGIEAWLDEHRPEYVAVERVFSQHNVRTVMGTAQASAVAMLCAARRGIPVALHTPSEVKAAVTGSGRADKAQVGAMVTRLLRLDAPPKPADAADALALAICHIWRAPAQNRLQQAIARHTAETPARSATAPMTPKGRTA; encoded by the coding sequence GTGCGCGTACTCGGGGTGGACCCCGGACTGACGCGGTGCGGTGTCGGCGTCGTCGAGGGAGTCGCGGGCCGGCCCCTCACCATGCTCGGTGTGGGAGTCGTACGGACGTCCGCCGACGCCGAGTTGGGGCAGCGCCTCGTCGCCGTCGAGCAGGGCATCGAAGCCTGGCTGGACGAACACCGGCCCGAATACGTCGCCGTGGAACGGGTGTTCAGCCAGCACAACGTGCGCACGGTGATGGGCACCGCGCAGGCCAGCGCCGTCGCCATGCTGTGCGCCGCCCGCCGGGGCATCCCCGTCGCCCTGCACACCCCCAGCGAGGTCAAGGCCGCCGTCACCGGCAGCGGTCGGGCGGACAAGGCCCAGGTCGGCGCCATGGTCACCCGCCTGCTGCGACTCGACGCGCCCCCGAAACCGGCCGACGCCGCCGACGCCCTCGCGCTCGCGATCTGCCACATCTGGCGCGCCCCCGCGCAGAACCGACTCCAGCAGGCGATCGCCCGGCACACCGCCGAGACGCCCGCCCGCTCCGCCACCGCACCGATGACACCGAAAGGCCGTACGGCATGA
- a CDS encoding YebC/PmpR family DNA-binding transcriptional regulator, with product MSGHSKWATTKHKKAVIDAKRGKLFAKMIKNIEVAARTGGADVSGNPTLFDAIQKAKKSSVPNKNIDSAVKRGAGLEAGGADYETIMYEGYGPNGVAVLIECLTDNRNRAASDVRVAMTRNGGSMADPGSVSYLFNRKGVVIVPKGELAEDDVLGAVLDAGAEEVNDLGETFEVLSEATDLVAVRTALQEAGIDYDSAEANFVPTMQVELDEDGARKIFKLIDALEDSDDVQNVFANFDVSDEVMEKVDA from the coding sequence ATGTCCGGCCACTCTAAATGGGCTACGACGAAGCACAAGAAGGCCGTGATCGACGCCAAGCGCGGCAAGCTCTTCGCGAAGATGATCAAGAACATCGAGGTCGCGGCCCGTACCGGTGGCGCGGACGTGTCCGGCAACCCGACGCTGTTCGACGCCATCCAGAAGGCCAAGAAGAGCTCGGTCCCGAACAAGAACATCGACTCCGCGGTGAAGCGCGGCGCCGGTCTCGAGGCCGGCGGCGCCGACTACGAGACGATCATGTACGAGGGCTACGGCCCGAACGGCGTCGCGGTCCTCATCGAGTGCCTCACCGACAACCGCAACCGCGCCGCCTCCGACGTCCGCGTCGCCATGACCCGCAACGGCGGCTCCATGGCCGACCCGGGCTCGGTGTCGTACCTCTTCAACCGCAAGGGCGTCGTCATCGTCCCCAAGGGCGAGCTGGCCGAGGACGACGTCCTCGGTGCCGTGCTCGACGCGGGCGCCGAAGAGGTCAACGACCTCGGTGAGACCTTCGAGGTCCTCTCCGAGGCCACCGACCTGGTCGCGGTCCGCACCGCGCTCCAGGAGGCCGGCATCGACTACGACTCCGCCGAGGCCAACTTCGTCCCGACCATGCAGGTCGAGCTCGACGAGGACGGCGCGCGGAAGATCTTCAAGCTGATCGACGCGCTCGAGGACAGCGACGACGTACAGAACGTCTTCGCCAACTTCGACGTCAGCGACGAGGTCATGGAGAAGGTCGACGCCTGA
- the pdxT gene encoding pyridoxal 5'-phosphate synthase glutaminase subunit PdxT: protein MSDKAPVIGVLALQGDVREHLVALAAADAVARAVRRPEELAEVDGLVIPGGESTTISKLAVLFGVMEPLRARVRDGMPVYGTCAGMIMLADKILDPRSGQETVGGIDMIVRRNAFGRQNESFEATVDVDGVAGPPVEGVFIRAPWVESVGARAEVLAEHDGHIVAVRQGNALATSFHPELTGDHRVHALFVDMVRANRGAASL from the coding sequence ATGAGCGACAAAGCCCCTGTCATCGGCGTCCTGGCCCTCCAGGGCGACGTACGGGAGCACCTCGTCGCCCTGGCCGCGGCCGACGCCGTGGCCAGGGCGGTGCGGCGCCCCGAGGAACTCGCCGAGGTCGACGGCCTCGTCATACCCGGCGGGGAGTCCACGACCATCTCCAAGCTCGCCGTCCTCTTCGGCGTGATGGAGCCCCTCCGCGCGCGCGTGCGGGACGGAATGCCCGTGTACGGCACCTGCGCGGGCATGATCATGCTCGCCGACAAGATCCTCGACCCGCGTTCGGGCCAGGAGACCGTCGGCGGCATCGACATGATCGTGCGCCGCAACGCCTTCGGCCGTCAGAACGAGTCCTTCGAGGCCACGGTGGACGTCGATGGCGTGGCGGGCCCTCCCGTGGAGGGCGTGTTCATCCGTGCTCCCTGGGTCGAGTCCGTGGGCGCCCGCGCCGAGGTGCTCGCCGAGCACGACGGTCACATCGTCGCGGTCCGCCAGGGCAACGCGCTCGCCACCTCGTTCCACCCGGAGCTGACCGGCGACCACCGGGTGCACGCCCTGTTCGTCGACATGGTGCGCGCGAACCGGGGGGCGGCGTCCTTGTAG
- the pdxS gene encoding pyridoxal 5'-phosphate synthase lyase subunit PdxS, with protein MSSTISENQTPETGTARVKRGMAEQLKGGVIMDVVTPEQAKIAEDAGAVAVMALERVPADIRKDGGVARMSDPDMIEGIIEAVSIPVMAKSRIGHFVEAQVLQSLGVDYIDESEVLTPADEVNHSDKFAFTTPFVCGATNLGEALRRIAEGAAMIRSKGEAGTGNVVEAVRHLRQIKNEIARLRGYDNNELYAAAKDLRAPYELVKEVAELGKLPVVLFSAGGVATPADAALMRQLGAEGVFVGSGIFKSGDPAKRAAAIVKATTFYDDPKIIADASRNLGEAMVGINCDTLPEAERYANRGW; from the coding sequence GTGTCCAGCACGATCTCCGAAAACCAGACCCCCGAGACCGGCACCGCGCGCGTGAAGCGCGGCATGGCCGAGCAGCTCAAGGGCGGCGTGATCATGGACGTCGTCACGCCGGAGCAGGCGAAGATCGCCGAGGATGCGGGCGCCGTCGCCGTCATGGCGCTGGAGCGGGTCCCGGCCGACATCCGCAAGGACGGCGGCGTCGCCCGGATGTCCGACCCCGACATGATCGAGGGCATCATCGAGGCCGTGTCCATCCCGGTCATGGCCAAGTCCCGGATCGGCCACTTCGTCGAGGCCCAGGTCCTGCAGTCGCTCGGCGTCGACTACATCGACGAGTCCGAGGTCCTCACCCCGGCCGACGAGGTCAACCACAGCGACAAGTTCGCGTTCACGACCCCGTTCGTCTGCGGCGCCACCAACCTGGGCGAGGCCCTGCGCCGCATCGCCGAGGGCGCCGCGATGATCCGCTCCAAGGGCGAGGCCGGCACCGGCAACGTCGTCGAGGCCGTGCGCCACCTGCGGCAGATCAAGAACGAGATCGCCCGGCTGCGCGGCTACGACAACAACGAGCTGTACGCCGCCGCCAAGGACCTGCGTGCCCCCTACGAGCTGGTCAAGGAGGTCGCCGAGCTCGGCAAGCTCCCGGTCGTGCTGTTCTCCGCCGGCGGCGTCGCCACCCCGGCGGACGCAGCGCTGATGCGCCAGCTCGGCGCCGAGGGCGTCTTCGTCGGCTCCGGCATCTTCAAGTCCGGCGACCCGGCCAAGCGTGCCGCCGCCATCGTGAAGGCCACCACCTTCTACGACGACCCGAAGATCATCGCGGACGCGTCCCGCAACCTGGGCGAGGCCATGGTCGGCATCAACTGCGACACCCTCCCCGAGGCCGAGCGCTACGCCAACCGCGGCTGGTAG
- a CDS encoding glycosyltransferase family 4 protein has product MRIGIVCPYSWDVPGGVQFHVRDLAEYFIRLGHEVSVLAPADDDTPLPPYVVSAGRAVPVPYNGSVARLNFGFLSAARVRRWLHDGAFDVVHIHEPTSPSLGLLTCWAASGPIVATFHTSNPRSRAMIAAYSILQAALEKISARIAVSEYARRTLVEHLGGDAVVIPNGVDVDFFAKAEPNPEWQGGTIGFVGRIDEPRKGLPVLMRALPKIFAERPDARLLVAGRGDEKEAVESLPKELHTRVEFLGMVSDEDKARFLRSVDLYIAPNTGGESFGIILVEAMSAGAPVLASDLDAFAQVLDQGAAGELFANEDADALAAAAVRLLGDPERREELSERGSAHVRRFDWSTVGADILSVYETVTAGAAAVAADDERGPTGLRARLGLARD; this is encoded by the coding sequence GTGAGAATCGGCATCGTCTGCCCGTACTCCTGGGACGTTCCCGGCGGCGTGCAGTTCCACGTCCGCGACCTCGCCGAGTACTTCATCCGGCTCGGCCACGAGGTGTCCGTCCTCGCCCCGGCCGACGACGACACCCCGCTGCCGCCCTACGTCGTCTCGGCCGGCCGTGCGGTTCCCGTGCCGTACAACGGCTCCGTGGCCCGGCTCAACTTCGGCTTCCTGTCCGCCGCGCGCGTACGGCGCTGGCTCCACGACGGCGCGTTCGACGTCGTCCACATCCACGAGCCGACCTCGCCCTCGCTCGGCCTGCTGACCTGCTGGGCGGCCTCCGGCCCGATCGTGGCGACCTTCCACACGTCCAACCCGCGCTCGCGGGCCATGATCGCCGCGTACTCCATCCTCCAGGCCGCCCTGGAGAAGATCAGCGCGCGGATCGCCGTCAGCGAGTACGCCCGGCGGACGCTGGTGGAGCACCTCGGCGGCGACGCGGTGGTCATCCCCAACGGCGTCGACGTCGACTTCTTCGCCAAGGCCGAGCCCAACCCCGAGTGGCAGGGCGGCACCATCGGCTTCGTCGGACGCATCGACGAGCCCCGCAAGGGCCTGCCGGTGCTGATGCGCGCCCTGCCGAAGATCTTCGCCGAACGCCCGGACGCACGGCTGCTGGTCGCCGGCCGCGGCGACGAGAAGGAGGCCGTGGAGAGCCTGCCGAAGGAACTGCACACGCGCGTGGAGTTCCTCGGCATGGTCAGCGACGAGGACAAGGCGCGCTTCCTGCGCAGCGTCGACCTCTACATCGCGCCCAACACCGGCGGCGAGAGCTTCGGCATCATCCTTGTCGAGGCCATGTCGGCCGGGGCCCCCGTGCTCGCCTCCGACCTCGACGCCTTCGCCCAGGTCCTCGACCAGGGAGCGGCGGGCGAGCTGTTCGCCAACGAGGACGCGGACGCGCTGGCCGCCGCGGCGGTACGGCTCCTGGGCGACCCGGAACGCCGGGAGGAGCTGAGCGAGCGGGGCAGCGCGCATGTGCGGCGCTTCGACTGGTCGACCGTCGGCGCGGACATCCTGTCGGTCTACGAGACGGTGACGGCGGGAGCGGCGGCGGTCGCGGCCGATGACGAACGGGGCCCGACGGGCCTGCGGGCCCGGCTCGGACTGGCCCGGGACTGA
- a CDS encoding phosphatidylinositol mannoside acyltransferase, protein MSAQERLTDALFGLGWSAVKRLPEPVAVRLGRTVADLAWKRRGKGVLRLESNYARVVPDASPERLAELSRAGMRSYLRYWMESFRLPAWSAERVADGFDPEGLHHLRDGIASDRGVILALPHMGNWDLAGAWVTTRLRTPFTTVAERLKPETLYDRFVAYREGLGMEVLPHTGGSAFGTLARRLRDGGLVCLVAERDLSASGVEVTFFGDTARMPAGPALLAQQTGALLLPVTLWYDDSPVMQGRVHPPIEVPGTGTRAEKTSVMTQALADAFATGIADHPEDWHMLQRLWVADLEPRPTRPHPTEPGPTELRATEPRPSDGAPA, encoded by the coding sequence GTGAGCGCCCAGGAGCGTCTCACGGACGCGCTGTTCGGTCTCGGCTGGAGCGCCGTGAAGAGACTCCCCGAGCCCGTCGCCGTGCGCCTCGGCCGCACCGTCGCCGACCTCGCGTGGAAACGGCGCGGGAAGGGCGTGCTGCGGCTGGAGAGCAACTACGCGCGCGTGGTGCCGGACGCGAGCCCGGAGCGCCTGGCCGAACTCTCACGCGCGGGGATGCGCTCCTATCTGCGGTACTGGATGGAGTCCTTCCGCCTGCCGGCCTGGAGCGCCGAGCGCGTCGCCGACGGCTTCGACCCCGAGGGCCTGCACCATCTGAGGGACGGTATCGCCTCGGACCGGGGCGTCATCCTCGCGCTGCCGCACATGGGCAACTGGGATCTGGCCGGCGCCTGGGTCACCACGAGACTGCGCACACCGTTCACCACCGTCGCCGAACGACTCAAGCCCGAGACGCTGTACGACCGGTTCGTCGCCTACCGGGAGGGGCTCGGCATGGAGGTGCTGCCGCACACCGGCGGCTCCGCGTTCGGCACCCTGGCCCGGCGGCTGCGCGACGGCGGCCTCGTCTGCCTGGTCGCCGAGCGCGATCTGTCCGCCTCCGGCGTCGAGGTGACGTTCTTCGGGGACACCGCCCGGATGCCCGCCGGCCCCGCCCTGCTCGCCCAGCAGACCGGCGCGCTGCTGCTGCCCGTCACGCTCTGGTACGACGACTCGCCCGTCATGCAGGGCCGGGTCCATCCGCCGATCGAGGTACCCGGCACAGGCACCCGGGCCGAGAAGACGTCTGTCATGACACAGGCGCTGGCCGACGCCTTCGCCACCGGCATCGCCGACCACCCTGAGGACTGGCACATGCTGCAGAGACTGTGGGTCGCGGACCTGGAACCACGCCCGACTCGACCTCACCCGACGGAACCCGGCCCGACGGAACTCCGCGCGACGGAACCCCGCCCGTCGGACGGGGCGCCCGCGTGA